Part of the Streptomyces sp. NBC_01353 genome, AGGCACGGCCTCACCGGCCACCGAGCCGACCGTCCCCAAGAGCTCAGGGCTCTCCGCCCTGACGCGGCGCAAGCCGGTAGAACGCCTGGTCGCCGAGGGTGGCCAGGGCGAGGGCGGCTCGCTCCGGCGCACCCTCTCGATGTGGCAGCTGACCATGATCAGCATCGGTGCCACGCTCGGCACCGGCATCTTCGTCGTTCTCGGCGACGCCGTTCCGAAGGCCGGCCCGGCGGTCACGGTCGCCTTCGTCATCGCCGGTCTCACGGCTCTCTTCTCCGCCCTCTCGTACGCCGAGCTGGCGGGCTCGATACCGGTCGCCGGCTCCTCCTACTCGTATGCGTACGCAACGATGGGTGAACTCGTCGCCTGGGTCTGCGGCTGGTGCCTGGTCCTCGAGTACGGCGTCTCCGTCGCCGCCGTGGCGGTCGGCTGGGGCGAGTACCTCAACGAGCTGCTCGACGGCACGATCGGTGTCACCATCCCCGACGCGCTCTCCTCGGCCCCCGGCGAGGGCGGCTTCATCAACCTGCCGGGTCTGATCGTCGTCCTGCTGGCCATGGTCTTCCTGCTCGGCGGCGCCCGCGAGTCTGCGCTCGTCAACACCGTCATGGTGTTCGTGAAGATCGCCGCGCTGGTGCTCTTCTGCGCCATCGGCTTCATGGGCTTCAAGTCCGGCAACTACGCCGACTTCATGCCGCTCGGCATGGCCGGCGTCAGCGCCGCGGGTGCGAGCCTCTTCTTCTCGTACATCGGCTTCGACGCCGCCTCCACCGCCGGTGAGGAGGCGAAGGACCCGAAGCGCGACCTGCCCCGCGCGATCATGCTCTCGCTGCTCATCGTCACGGTCCTCTACGTCCTGGTTGCCGCCGTCGCCGTCGGTGCGTGGAACTGGAAGGACTTCGAGGGTTCCGAGGCCCCTCTCGCCGCGATCATGAACGACGTCAGCGGCCAGAAGTTCTGGGGCACCCTGCTCGCCGCCGGCGCCGTCATCTCGATCGCCAGCGTCGTGCTGACCGTCCTCTACGGCCAGACCCGTGTGCTCTTCGCGATGTCCCGCGACGGCCTCGTGCCGAAGGTCTTCGGCAAGGTCAGCGGCAAGACCGGCACCCCGCGCGTGAACACCGTCATCGTGTCGCTGTTCTGTGGCGCCCTCGCCTCCGTCATCCCGCTGGGCAAGCTCGTCGACGCCACCAGCATCGGCACCCTGTTCGCCTTCGCCCTGGTCAACATCGCGGTGATCGTGCTGCGCCGCTCCCGCCCGACCATGGACCGCACCTTCCGCGTGCCGCTCGGCTGGACCTTCCCGATCCTGGGCTTCCTGTTCTGCGTGTACAACATGTTCAGCCTGGACTCGATCACCTGGGTGGTCTTCGGTTGCTGGATGGCCGCCGGCCTCGTGTTCTACTTCCTGTACGGCATGCGCCGCTCCCGCCTGGCCACCGACGTCGTGGCCACCGACGCAGAGAAGTGATCCACCCGTAGTGCGACTCAACGACCTCGACGAACGCATCGTCCACGCCCTCGCGGAGGACGCCCGTCGCTCCTACGCCGACATCGGTTCCCTCGTCGGACTCTCCGCGCCCGCCGTCAAGCGGCGCGTGGACCGGCTGCGGGCCGAGGGCGCCATCACCGGCTTCACCGTACGGGTGGACCCGGCGGCGCTCGGCTGGGAGACCGAGGGGTTCGTCGAGATCTACTGTCGCCACAACACCTCGCCGAACGACATCCGGCGAGGTCTGGAGCGCTACCCCGAGGTGGTGTCCGCGTCGACCGTCACCGGCGACGCGGACGCCGTCGTGCAGGTCTTCGCTTCCGACATGCGCCACTTCGAGCGCGTCCTGGAGCGGATCGCGGGCGAGCCGTTCGTGGAACGCACCAAGTCCGTCCTGGTGCTGTCGCCGCTGCTGCGGCGCTTCTCCTCCGGCTCGCCCGCGTAGCCCTGCGGGCCGGGGGGCGGGGGCGGTGCGGGCCGTGGTTCCCGCACCGCCCCTCGGTCTCGCCCCGGCCGACCTAGTTGTACGGGACCTGCCAGGGCAGCACCTTGTAGTCACCGGTGCCGGCCTTCGTCTTCTCGAAGGGTGCCGCGCTCGTGCACTTCGGCACGGTGTCCTTCGACGGGTCGTTCGACGCCATCCAGCTGTAGCCGAGCCGGTCGTGCTTCCCCTGGTCGTGCACCGAGATGCCGACCCGCTTGCCGAGCGACGGCGCCAGCAGGCCGTCGGCCCGGGTGATGACCCCCGTGACGACCGCGACCTTCCCGCCCGTGACCAGGCAGTCCACCTTCACGTCGGCCGACGCGGCGAGATCCCCGATGTAGTGGCTGAAGCTGAACGTGCCCGTCGCCTTGGTAGGGTCCCTCCGGTCCTCGGCCGCCAGATGCGCGTCGACGGTGAACGTGATGTCGTCCCCGGCCGGCCGGTACAGCTTCGCGGTCCCGGTCAGCGCGGCCGCCTCGCGGCTGCCACCCTTGCCGTCCCCCGAGGCGACGGCGGAGCCCGCGGCCCCTGCGGTGATCAGTACGGCGGCGGCCAGGGCGGCGATCTTCGTACGGCGGTTCATGTCGGTCCTTTCGGCAGGTCAACCGGACAGCCACCACTCTTCCGCCCGGCCCGCCCCAGGACGTCGCGCCACAGAACGGTCCTCGTCTCCGCCGCGCGGCGGGGGAGCCGTACGACCCTCGTCGGAGCCCCGCGCAACGAATCGCCGCCCCGGCCGGAGATCGCGCAACGGTTCGACGGTCGGTCCGCAACGGTCGCACCTTGTCCCGATCGAGCCCGGAACCGTACCGTTTTTGACGTCTTCCCCTGTGCTTCGGACCCCTGAGGATCGCCCATGCCCGCGCTGCGCACCGCCCTGCTCCAGAGCTCCGGTGAGCTCGGTGACGTGGCCGCCAATCTGAAGATCCTCGACGAGGCCGCCGCCCGCGCGGCCGAGGCCGGAGCAGGGCTGCTGCTCGCCCCCGAGCTCTTCCTCACCGGATACGCCATCGGCGCCGACATGGCGCGCCTGGCCGAACCGGCCGAGGGCCCCTCCGCGCGCGCCGTCGCGACCCTCGCCGCCCGACACGGCCTGGCCATCGGCTACGGCTACCCGGAGCGCGACACCGAGCAGCACGGCGTCCTGTACAACGCCGCCCAGCTCATCGGCGCCGACGGCGCCACGCTCGCGCGCTACCGCAAGACCCACCTCTTCGGCGACTTCGAGCACCACTGGTTCACCCCCGGCGAGGACGCCGTCGTCCAGGCGGAGCTCGGCGGCCTCACGGTCGGCCTGATGATCTGCTACGACGTCGAGTTCCCCGAGAACGTACGGGCGCAGGCCCTGGCCGGTACGGACCTCCTCCTCGTGCCGACCGCGCTGATGCACCCCGCCGAGGTCGTCCCCGAGTCCGTCGTCCCGGTGCGCGCCTTCGAGAACCAGATCTACATCGCGTACGCCAACCGGACCGGCCCCGAGGGCGACTTCGAGTTCGTCGGCCTCTCCACGCTCGCCGCCCCGGACGGCACCGCCCGGGCCCGCGCCGGCCGAGGCGAGGACCTCGTCATCGGCGACGTGGACCCCGCCCTGCTCGCCGCCTCCCGCAAGGACAACCCGTACCTCCGCGACCGGCGTCCCGGCCTCTACGGCTCCCTCGTCTGAGCCGTCCCCTTCCTCCCGCACTTCCCCGCTTTCCCCGCAAGGAGTCCGTACCCCATGACGTCCACGGTGCCCACGACCGCCGTCCCGCACAGCGACGGCCAGCCGCCGATCACCATGTTCGGTCCGGACTTCCCGTACGCCTACGACGACTTCCTGGCCCACCCGGCCGGTCTGGGGCAGATACCGGCGACCGAGCACGGCACCGAGGTCGCCGTCATCGGCGGCGGGCTCTCCGGCATCATCGCCGCCTACGAGCTGATGAAGATGGGCCTCAAGCCCGTCGTCTACGAGGCCGACAAGATCGGCGGCCGGCTGCGCACCGTCGGCTTCGAGGGCACCGGCACCGAGGGCCTGACGGCGGAGATGGGCGCCATGCGCTTCCCGCCCTCCTCCACCGCGTTCCAGCACTACATCGACCTGGTGGGCCTGGAGACGCAGGCCTTCCCGAACCCGCTGGCCGAGTCCACCCCGTCGACCGTCGTCGACCTCAAGGGCGAGTCGCACTACGCGCAGACCGTCGACGACCTCCCCCAGGTCTACCGCGACGTGATGAACGCGTGGAACGCCTGCCTCGACGAGGGCGCCGACTTCTCCGACATGAACCAGGCCATGCGTGAGCGCGACGTCCCGCGCATCCGCGAGATCTGGTCCAAGCTCGTCGAGAAGCTCGACAACCAGACCTTCTACGGCTTCCTGTGCGAGTCGGAATCCTTCAAGTCCTTCCGGCACCGTGAGATCTTCGGCCAGGTCGGCTTCGGCACCGGCGGCTGGGACACCGACTTCCCCAACTCCATCCTGGAGATCCTCCGCGTCGTCTACACCGAGGCCGACGACCACCACCGTGGCATCGTGGGCGGCTCGCAGCAGCTCCCGCTGCGCCTGTGGGAGCGCGAGCCGGAGAAGATCGTCCACTGGGCGCAGGGCACTTCTCTGAGGTCCCTGCACGAGGGTGACCCGAAGCCGGCCGTGACCCGGCTGAACCGCACCGCCGGCAACCGGATCACCGTCACCGACGCCTCCGGCGACATCCGCACGTACCAGGCGGCGATCTTCACCGCCCAGTCCTGGATGCTGCTGTCCAAGATCGCCTGTGACGACTCGCTCTTCCCGATCGACCACTGGACGGCGATCGAGCGCACCCACTACATGGAGAGCTCCAAGCTCTTCGTGCCCGTGGACCGGCCGTTCTGGCTGGACAAGGACGAGGAGACCGGCCGCGA contains:
- a CDS encoding amino acid permease; this translates as MLDQGTASPATEPTVPKSSGLSALTRRKPVERLVAEGGQGEGGSLRRTLSMWQLTMISIGATLGTGIFVVLGDAVPKAGPAVTVAFVIAGLTALFSALSYAELAGSIPVAGSSYSYAYATMGELVAWVCGWCLVLEYGVSVAAVAVGWGEYLNELLDGTIGVTIPDALSSAPGEGGFINLPGLIVVLLAMVFLLGGARESALVNTVMVFVKIAALVLFCAIGFMGFKSGNYADFMPLGMAGVSAAGASLFFSYIGFDAASTAGEEAKDPKRDLPRAIMLSLLIVTVLYVLVAAVAVGAWNWKDFEGSEAPLAAIMNDVSGQKFWGTLLAAGAVISIASVVLTVLYGQTRVLFAMSRDGLVPKVFGKVSGKTGTPRVNTVIVSLFCGALASVIPLGKLVDATSIGTLFAFALVNIAVIVLRRSRPTMDRTFRVPLGWTFPILGFLFCVYNMFSLDSITWVVFGCWMAAGLVFYFLYGMRRSRLATDVVATDAEK
- a CDS encoding Lrp/AsnC family transcriptional regulator → MRLNDLDERIVHALAEDARRSYADIGSLVGLSAPAVKRRVDRLRAEGAITGFTVRVDPAALGWETEGFVEIYCRHNTSPNDIRRGLERYPEVVSASTVTGDADAVVQVFASDMRHFERVLERIAGEPFVERTKSVLVLSPLLRRFSSGSPA
- a CDS encoding Repetin, producing the protein MNRRTKIAALAAAVLITAGAAGSAVASGDGKGGSREAAALTGTAKLYRPAGDDITFTVDAHLAAEDRRDPTKATGTFSFSHYIGDLAASADVKVDCLVTGGKVAVVTGVITRADGLLAPSLGKRVGISVHDQGKHDRLGYSWMASNDPSKDTVPKCTSAAPFEKTKAGTGDYKVLPWQVPYN
- a CDS encoding carbon-nitrogen hydrolase family protein yields the protein MPALRTALLQSSGELGDVAANLKILDEAAARAAEAGAGLLLAPELFLTGYAIGADMARLAEPAEGPSARAVATLAARHGLAIGYGYPERDTEQHGVLYNAAQLIGADGATLARYRKTHLFGDFEHHWFTPGEDAVVQAELGGLTVGLMICYDVEFPENVRAQALAGTDLLLVPTALMHPAEVVPESVVPVRAFENQIYIAYANRTGPEGDFEFVGLSTLAAPDGTARARAGRGEDLVIGDVDPALLAASRKDNPYLRDRRPGLYGSLV
- a CDS encoding NAD(P)/FAD-dependent oxidoreductase; this translates as MTSTVPTTAVPHSDGQPPITMFGPDFPYAYDDFLAHPAGLGQIPATEHGTEVAVIGGGLSGIIAAYELMKMGLKPVVYEADKIGGRLRTVGFEGTGTEGLTAEMGAMRFPPSSTAFQHYIDLVGLETQAFPNPLAESTPSTVVDLKGESHYAQTVDDLPQVYRDVMNAWNACLDEGADFSDMNQAMRERDVPRIREIWSKLVEKLDNQTFYGFLCESESFKSFRHREIFGQVGFGTGGWDTDFPNSILEILRVVYTEADDHHRGIVGGSQQLPLRLWEREPEKIVHWAQGTSLRSLHEGDPKPAVTRLNRTAGNRITVTDASGDIRTYQAAIFTAQSWMLLSKIACDDSLFPIDHWTAIERTHYMESSKLFVPVDRPFWLDKDEETGRDVMSMTLTDRMTRGTYLLDDGPDKPATICLSYTWCDDSLKWLPLSANERMEVMLKSLGEIYPKVDIRKHIIGNPVTVSWENEPYFMGAFKANLPGHYRYQRRLFTHFMQDRLPEDKRGIFLAGDDISWTAGWAEGAVQTALNAVWGVMHHFGGSTDATNPGPGDVYDEIAPVELPED